In Achromobacter xylosoxidans A8, a single window of DNA contains:
- a CDS encoding DMT family transporter produces MSTATLSRRHALLLLGVVVLAWGLTWIVNKQLLHYMTPIWAAAARTMVGTVALLVLGLALRRVACPVKADLPVILSVGLLHMGAFAALVSLGMQYVPAGRSAVLAYTTPLWVIPGAWLFLGESVGRARRAGLALGLLGLVVIFNPLAFDWTNRDALLGNGLILLAALCWAANIVYVRAHRWVTPPFELALWQALLASVLLSAVAYGAEGPPQAAWSADLAWLLGYAGVFGIAVAHWAAVNVNRALPAGVTSIGLLGVPVFGLLCSAVLLHEPVSASLLAGMALIVGGIAAGVIERRA; encoded by the coding sequence ATGTCCACCGCCACGCTTTCCCGCCGCCACGCCTTGCTGCTTTTGGGCGTGGTGGTGCTGGCCTGGGGCCTCACCTGGATCGTCAACAAGCAGCTGCTGCACTACATGACGCCCATCTGGGCGGCTGCCGCGCGCACGATGGTGGGCACGGTCGCGTTGCTAGTGCTGGGCCTGGCGCTGCGCCGCGTGGCCTGCCCGGTCAAGGCCGACCTTCCCGTGATCCTCAGCGTGGGGCTGCTGCATATGGGCGCCTTCGCCGCGCTGGTCAGCCTGGGCATGCAGTACGTGCCGGCGGGCCGCTCGGCCGTGCTGGCCTACACCACGCCGTTGTGGGTGATCCCGGGAGCCTGGCTGTTCCTGGGAGAGTCCGTGGGCCGCGCGCGGCGCGCGGGACTGGCCCTGGGCCTGCTGGGTTTGGTCGTGATCTTCAATCCGCTGGCCTTCGACTGGACGAATCGCGATGCCTTGTTGGGCAACGGCCTGATCCTGCTGGCGGCGCTGTGCTGGGCGGCCAACATCGTCTACGTGCGCGCCCACCGCTGGGTCACGCCGCCGTTCGAACTCGCGCTGTGGCAGGCCCTGTTGGCTTCGGTCCTGCTGTCGGCCGTGGCCTATGGCGCCGAAGGTCCGCCGCAAGCGGCGTGGAGCGCGGACCTGGCGTGGCTGCTGGGTTATGCCGGCGTGTTCGGCATCGCGGTGGCGCACTGGGCTGCCGTAAATGTAAATCGTGCATTGCCGGCGGGCGTGACTTCGATCGGACTGTTGGGAGTGCCCGTGTTCGGCCTGCTGTGCTCGGCCGTGCTCCTGCATGAGCCGGTCAGCGCCTCGCTGCTGGCGGGCATGGCCCTCATCGTGGGAGGCATCGCTGCAGGGGTGATCGAACGTCGCGCTTGA
- a CDS encoding helix-turn-helix transcriptional regulator produces the protein MTATEAPKRLARTRADLSEFLRLRRERLSPAAVGLPAGGRRRTPGLRREEVAALAGVGLAWYTWFEQGRNISVSAGFLENLARVLQLDAAERRHLYLLAHQRPPSEPGRTWCTVPAQVRRLMDDLPARPAYILNLRWDVVVWNAAADRVFNFSAQAEGRRNLLWMLFADPAMRELFVDWPAQAPAMLSTFRRDFASAGQAPDVAELVDELECVSPDFKAWWREHDVHGACTGLRSLCLPSLGELAFEHSTLSVDESRHLRLVVYAPAPDEPKAADFERWLGGRASARSRPARGTRE, from the coding sequence ATGACCGCTACCGAAGCCCCGAAGCGCCTGGCGCGCACCCGCGCGGATCTGTCCGAGTTCCTGCGGCTGCGCCGCGAACGGCTCAGTCCCGCCGCAGTCGGGCTGCCTGCGGGAGGCCGCCGGCGCACACCGGGATTGCGTCGCGAGGAAGTCGCCGCGCTGGCCGGCGTGGGCTTGGCCTGGTACACCTGGTTCGAACAAGGCCGCAACATCAGCGTGTCGGCCGGGTTCCTGGAAAACCTGGCGCGCGTGTTGCAGCTGGACGCCGCCGAGCGTCGCCACTTGTACCTGCTGGCGCACCAGCGTCCGCCATCGGAACCGGGCCGCACCTGGTGCACAGTACCTGCGCAGGTCCGCCGCCTGATGGACGATCTGCCGGCGCGTCCCGCCTATATCCTCAACCTGCGCTGGGACGTGGTGGTGTGGAACGCGGCCGCGGACCGCGTGTTCAATTTTTCGGCGCAGGCGGAGGGCCGCAGGAACCTGCTGTGGATGCTGTTCGCCGACCCGGCGATGCGCGAACTGTTCGTGGACTGGCCGGCGCAAGCGCCCGCCATGCTGTCTACCTTCCGCCGCGATTTCGCCAGCGCGGGCCAGGCGCCGGATGTAGCCGAACTGGTCGACGAGCTGGAATGCGTGTCGCCGGACTTCAAAGCCTGGTGGCGCGAACACGATGTGCATGGAGCCTGCACGGGCCTGCGCAGCCTTTGTTTGCCGTCCCTGGGCGAGTTGGCGTTCGAGCATTCCACCTTGTCGGTGGACGAGAGCCGGCATCTGCGGCTGGTGGTCTATGCGCCGGCGCCGGACGAACCGAAGGCGGCGGATTTCGAGCGCTGGCTTGGGGGCCGCGCAAGCGCCAGATCCAGGCCCGCCCGTGGCACCAGGGAATAG
- a CDS encoding MFS transporter, with protein MTSSTLPCPGLQAAPQPAMGRLGLAVLLSGGFITIFDLFVVNVAIPSMQSTLSASFAQISFIIAAYELAYGVLLIAGSRLGDRHGRRRLFMLGMAGFALASALCGVAPTADTLIAARVLQGMAAAMLFPQVYALIRVSYQGHERRRAFGLLGMTLGLAAIAGQVLGGWIVHADLFGLAWRSIFLLNVPLGLLAWRLARHIPESREPSGAHMDWPGAALVGTGLALLLLALIEGPTRHWPAWTLACGVAAVAALALFVRMQRRIAARGGAPLVDMALLAQPRFAAGCLLVMLVYSTTSAMFLCYALLVQTGFGLDALTAGLIFAPASLGFVAGSMWAPRLVARFGTRAIALAALLYGGATATLMLQVGAAGASLAPWSLLPALVWLGAAQGAVNTPLVNLALGLVEDRHAGMAAGVVSTLQQVGAALGVSAAGMLFVGTLDAYADAGEAESHARAFASALQFNVAAILIAVALLWWLGRPARDAGSGQYPR; from the coding sequence ATGACTTCCTCCACACTCCCCTGCCCCGGCCTGCAAGCTGCTCCGCAACCCGCCATGGGCCGCCTGGGCCTGGCCGTGCTGCTGTCGGGCGGCTTCATCACGATCTTCGATCTGTTCGTGGTGAACGTCGCCATCCCCAGCATGCAGTCCACCCTGTCCGCCAGCTTCGCGCAGATCAGCTTCATCATCGCCGCCTACGAACTGGCCTACGGCGTGCTGCTGATCGCCGGCAGCCGGCTGGGCGACCGCCACGGCCGGCGGCGCCTGTTCATGCTGGGCATGGCGGGGTTCGCGCTGGCCTCGGCGCTGTGCGGCGTTGCCCCCACGGCCGACACACTGATCGCCGCGCGCGTCCTGCAAGGCATGGCGGCGGCCATGCTGTTTCCGCAGGTCTACGCGCTGATCCGCGTCAGCTATCAGGGCCACGAGCGGCGGCGCGCCTTCGGCCTGCTGGGCATGACGCTGGGACTGGCGGCCATCGCGGGACAAGTGCTGGGCGGCTGGATCGTGCACGCCGACCTGTTCGGCCTGGCCTGGCGCAGCATCTTCCTGCTCAACGTGCCGCTGGGCCTGCTGGCATGGCGGCTGGCCCGCCACATTCCGGAATCGCGCGAGCCTTCGGGCGCGCACATGGACTGGCCTGGCGCGGCGCTGGTGGGCACGGGACTGGCCCTGCTGTTGCTGGCGCTGATCGAAGGTCCGACGCGGCACTGGCCCGCGTGGACGCTGGCTTGCGGCGTGGCGGCGGTCGCCGCGCTGGCGCTGTTCGTGCGCATGCAGCGCCGCATCGCGGCCCGCGGCGGCGCGCCGCTGGTCGACATGGCCTTGCTGGCGCAGCCGCGCTTCGCGGCGGGCTGCCTGCTGGTGATGTTGGTGTATTCCACCACCAGCGCGATGTTTCTTTGCTACGCGTTGCTGGTGCAGACAGGCTTCGGGCTGGACGCGCTGACGGCGGGCCTGATCTTCGCGCCCGCCAGCTTGGGCTTCGTGGCGGGATCGATGTGGGCGCCGCGGCTGGTCGCACGTTTCGGCACGCGCGCCATCGCCTTGGCCGCTTTGCTGTATGGCGGCGCCACGGCGACCTTGATGCTGCAGGTCGGCGCGGCCGGCGCCAGCCTCGCGCCGTGGTCGCTATTGCCGGCGCTGGTGTGGTTGGGCGCGGCGCAAGGCGCCGTCAACACGCCGTTGGTGAACCTGGCATTGGGCCTGGTGGAAGACCGCCATGCCGGCATGGCGGCGGGCGTCGTATCGACCTTGCAGCAGGTGGGCGCGGCGCTGGGCGTGTCGGCGGCGGGGATGCTGTTTGTCGGCACGCTGGACGCCTATGCCGATGCCGGCGAGGCCGAAAGCCATGCGCGGGCCTTCGCCAGCGCCCTGCAGTTCAACGTCGCGGCGATACTGATCGCGGTGGCCCTGCTGTGGTGGCTAGGGCGCCCCGCACGCGACGCTGGATCAGGCCAGTATCCCCGCTGA
- a CDS encoding phytanoyl-CoA dioxygenase family protein: MLLPDDQIAVLREQGFVVARQFASPEQVAALRAVAERHLREHIAPIEYEADLRYPGAPESRAAEGGQTVRRLLSAYARDPLFAQWATDARIGQWLGRYFGETPVLSTVHHNCVMTKRPAYGSLTGWHQDIRYWSFSDTDLVSTWLALGPETRANGGLSFIPGSHAAAFAPEQFDPQKFFRDDAPQNAEWIARAVCPELQAGDVVFFHCRTLHAAQGNSSDRVKLSLVHTYHPQSCHPLPGTRSASQPGVPLASAV, translated from the coding sequence ATGTTGTTGCCTGATGATCAGATAGCCGTCCTGCGCGAGCAGGGCTTCGTGGTGGCGCGCCAGTTCGCCAGCCCGGAACAGGTGGCGGCGCTGCGCGCCGTCGCCGAACGCCATTTGCGCGAACACATCGCGCCCATCGAATACGAAGCCGACCTGCGCTATCCCGGCGCGCCCGAGTCGCGCGCCGCCGAAGGCGGGCAGACCGTGCGCCGCCTGCTGAGCGCCTACGCCCGCGATCCCTTGTTCGCGCAATGGGCCACCGATGCCCGCATCGGCCAGTGGCTGGGACGCTACTTCGGTGAAACGCCGGTGCTGTCCACCGTGCACCACAACTGCGTGATGACCAAGCGCCCGGCCTACGGCAGCCTGACGGGGTGGCATCAGGACATCCGCTACTGGTCGTTTTCCGATACGGATCTGGTTTCCACCTGGCTGGCGCTGGGCCCGGAAACCCGTGCCAACGGCGGCCTGTCGTTCATCCCAGGTTCGCACGCTGCCGCCTTCGCGCCTGAACAGTTCGACCCGCAGAAGTTCTTCCGGGACGACGCGCCCCAGAACGCCGAATGGATCGCGCGCGCGGTCTGTCCGGAATTGCAGGCAGGCGATGTGGTGTTCTTCCATTGCCGCACCCTGCACGCGGCCCAGGGCAACAGCAGCGACCGTGTGAAGCTGTCGCTGGTGCACACCTATCATCCGCAGTCCTGTCATCCGCTGCCGGGCACGCGCTCGGCCAGCCAGCCGGGCGTGCCGCTGGCTTCGGCGGTCTGA
- a CDS encoding AI-2E family transporter, with product MQPVLPAYLIARWLLLLVLLAGVYFLSGFLVPALAALIIGLASWPLYQRLVARCGGRTALAASLALLVVIVVLIVPMSLALSYAIKEASTFFAWAIAANRHGVDVPNWITSMPVVGERLGQYWEAYIGQPHALGALVEAVSGEHLGNIYRMVLAATGNVFQLLLTVLFMLITLFFVYKDGIRMVAQLDVLGERILPARWQRFSRVVPATINSTVTGMGLIALGEGLVLGIAYWVAGVPSPVLLGVVTGFMALIPGGAPLSFTLVSLYLVGSGHLVAGIALMVWGSVELFIVDKTLRPRLVGGPVKLPFLPTFFGLVGGVKTMGIVGLFVGPVLMALLVAVWREWVHHEVQERDAARINPPAQPPAT from the coding sequence ATGCAGCCTGTACTACCCGCTTACCTGATCGCCCGTTGGCTTTTGTTGCTCGTGCTGCTGGCGGGGGTGTACTTCCTTAGCGGTTTCCTGGTCCCCGCGCTCGCCGCACTCATCATCGGCCTGGCCAGCTGGCCCCTGTATCAACGCCTGGTCGCCCGCTGTGGCGGCCGCACCGCGCTGGCCGCCTCGCTGGCGCTGCTGGTGGTGATCGTGGTGCTGATCGTGCCGATGTCGCTGGCGCTGTCCTACGCCATCAAGGAAGCCAGCACCTTCTTCGCCTGGGCCATCGCGGCCAACCGTCATGGCGTGGACGTGCCCAACTGGATCACCTCCATGCCGGTAGTGGGCGAGCGCCTGGGCCAGTACTGGGAAGCCTACATCGGCCAGCCGCATGCGCTGGGCGCCCTGGTCGAGGCCGTCAGCGGCGAGCATCTGGGCAATATCTACCGCATGGTGCTGGCGGCCACGGGCAATGTGTTCCAGCTGCTGCTGACCGTGCTGTTCATGCTGATCACGCTGTTCTTCGTCTACAAGGACGGCATCCGCATGGTGGCCCAGCTGGACGTGCTGGGCGAACGTATCCTGCCTGCGCGCTGGCAGCGTTTTTCGCGCGTGGTGCCGGCCACCATCAACTCCACCGTCACCGGCATGGGCCTGATTGCCTTGGGCGAAGGCCTGGTGCTGGGCATCGCCTACTGGGTGGCGGGCGTGCCGTCGCCGGTGCTGCTGGGCGTGGTCACGGGCTTCATGGCGCTGATACCCGGCGGCGCGCCGCTGTCGTTCACCTTGGTGTCGCTGTATCTGGTGGGCTCGGGCCACTTGGTGGCGGGCATCGCCCTGATGGTCTGGGGCAGCGTGGAACTCTTCATCGTCGACAAGACCTTGCGCCCGCGGCTGGTGGGCGGGCCGGTCAAGCTGCCTTTCCTGCCGACCTTCTTCGGCTTGGTGGGTGGCGTGAAAACCATGGGCATCGTCGGGCTGTTCGTAGGTCCCGTGCTGATGGCCCTGCTGGTGGCGGTGTGGCGCGAATGGGTGCACCATGAGGTACAGGAACGCGATGCCGCCCGCATCAATCCTCCCGCCCAACCCCCTGCAACCTGA
- a CDS encoding LysR family transcriptional regulator, giving the protein MDRFQAMQVFVRVVDANSFTRAADSLSLPRTTVTTIIQNLERLLGVRLLNRTTRRIGLTPDGAGYYQHCVRILADVEETEACFQEAALRLKGRLRIDVPTCIGRLILIPSLCDFHDKYPDVELVLGLGDRPVDMVQEAVDCVIRAGDLEDSSLVARRIGTLQTVTCASPTYVARHGLPQTIDELRDHHAVHYFSSRTGRNCAWDFRVDGKHQEVEMKGVVSVNEAGAYLDCGLKGFGLIQTARYMALPHLQTGELIEVLPQWKPSPTAISVLYPQSRQLSPKVRAFADWTAELFASCPLLSGRDETDPAAASCGVYARQVSQANTLASTAPRPALEEYLPPRRRSAREEAAEYAL; this is encoded by the coding sequence ATGGACCGTTTTCAGGCTATGCAGGTGTTTGTGCGCGTCGTCGACGCCAACAGCTTCACGCGGGCGGCCGACAGCCTCTCGCTGCCGCGCACCACCGTCACCACCATCATCCAGAACCTCGAACGCCTTTTGGGCGTGCGTCTGCTCAACCGAACCACGCGCCGTATCGGCCTGACGCCCGACGGCGCCGGCTATTACCAGCACTGCGTGCGCATCCTGGCGGACGTCGAGGAAACCGAGGCCTGCTTCCAGGAAGCGGCCCTGCGTCTGAAGGGCAGGCTGCGCATCGACGTGCCGACCTGCATCGGACGGCTGATCCTGATTCCCTCATTGTGTGATTTCCACGACAAATACCCTGACGTGGAGCTGGTGCTGGGCTTGGGCGACCGTCCGGTCGACATGGTGCAGGAGGCCGTGGATTGCGTGATCCGCGCCGGCGACCTGGAAGATTCCAGCCTGGTCGCGCGCCGTATCGGCACGCTGCAGACCGTGACCTGCGCATCCCCCACCTATGTGGCGCGCCACGGCCTGCCGCAGACCATCGACGAGCTGCGCGACCATCACGCCGTGCACTATTTTTCCAGCCGTACCGGCCGCAATTGCGCCTGGGACTTCAGGGTCGACGGCAAGCACCAGGAAGTGGAAATGAAGGGCGTGGTGTCGGTGAACGAGGCCGGCGCCTACCTGGATTGCGGGCTGAAGGGCTTTGGCCTGATCCAGACCGCCCGCTATATGGCCCTGCCGCACCTGCAAACGGGCGAGCTCATCGAAGTGCTGCCGCAGTGGAAGCCCAGCCCCACGGCGATCTCGGTGCTGTACCCGCAAAGCCGCCAGTTGTCGCCCAAGGTGCGCGCCTTTGCCGACTGGACCGCCGAATTGTTCGCCAGCTGCCCGCTCTTGAGCGGCCGCGACGAGACCGATCCGGCTGCCGCCAGCTGCGGCGTCTACGCGCGCCAGGTCAGCCAGGCGAACACCCTGGCGTCCACCGCGCCCAGGCCGGCGCTGGAGGAATACCTGCCGCCGCGCCGCCGCAGCGCGCGCGAAGAGGCTGCCGAATACGCCCTGTAA
- a CDS encoding efflux RND transporter periplasmic adaptor subunit: MVSRNRIAVLAVFAAVIAAGGGYALFRAPAGANAAQAQTAPAAPPVEVAEVLNKTIVDWQRYSGRLEAIDRVDIRPLVSGTLTAVHFQDGSIVKKGDVLFTIDPRPYAAEVDRAAAALTAAKARASYTATELARGQRLLTDNAIARRDFEEKQNAAREAAANLQGAQAALDYAKLNLGYTRIEAPVAGRVSRAEVTVGNVVAAGAASVPLTRLVSVSKMYASFDVDEQTFLRYVNPARGGRSGAVPVELGLANEEGYSRTGVVQSVDNRLDTTSGTIRVRAEFDNADGMLLPGLYARVRLGGSDPRQAVLIDEKAIGTDQDKRYVLVLDDKNHAVYRQIKLGANQEGLRVVDSGLAAGERIVVNGLQRIRPGDAVTPTVVPMVAAQRNPVKTASATLN, encoded by the coding sequence ATGGTTTCGCGCAATCGTATTGCTGTGCTCGCCGTCTTTGCAGCCGTCATCGCCGCCGGCGGCGGTTACGCCCTGTTCCGTGCTCCCGCCGGCGCCAACGCCGCCCAGGCGCAGACCGCCCCCGCCGCGCCCCCGGTCGAGGTAGCCGAGGTGCTGAACAAGACCATCGTGGATTGGCAGCGCTACTCCGGCCGCCTGGAAGCCATCGACCGCGTCGACATCCGTCCCCTGGTGTCGGGCACCCTCACCGCCGTGCATTTCCAGGACGGCAGCATCGTCAAGAAGGGCGACGTACTCTTCACCATCGATCCGCGCCCCTATGCCGCCGAAGTGGACCGCGCCGCCGCCGCGCTGACCGCCGCGAAGGCCCGCGCCTCGTACACCGCCACCGAACTGGCCCGCGGCCAGCGCCTGCTGACCGATAACGCCATCGCCCGCCGCGATTTCGAGGAAAAGCAGAACGCCGCGCGCGAAGCCGCCGCCAATCTCCAGGGCGCGCAAGCCGCGCTGGACTATGCCAAGCTGAACCTCGGCTACACCCGCATCGAAGCCCCCGTGGCCGGCCGCGTGTCGCGCGCCGAGGTCACCGTGGGCAACGTGGTGGCAGCCGGCGCCGCGTCGGTGCCGCTGACCCGGCTGGTGTCGGTCTCCAAGATGTACGCCTCGTTCGACGTGGACGAGCAGACCTTCCTGCGCTACGTGAACCCCGCGCGCGGCGGCCGCAGCGGCGCCGTGCCGGTGGAACTCGGCCTGGCCAACGAGGAAGGCTATTCGCGCACCGGCGTCGTGCAGTCCGTGGACAACCGCCTGGACACCACCTCCGGCACGATCCGCGTACGGGCCGAATTCGACAACGCCGACGGCATGCTGCTGCCCGGCCTGTATGCCCGCGTCCGCCTGGGCGGCAGCGACCCGCGCCAGGCCGTGCTGATCGACGAAAAAGCCATCGGCACCGACCAGGACAAGCGCTACGTGCTGGTGCTGGACGACAAGAACCACGCCGTCTACCGCCAGATCAAGCTGGGCGCCAACCAGGAAGGCCTGCGCGTGGTCGATTCGGGCCTTGCCGCCGGCGAACGCATCGTCGTCAACGGTCTGCAGCGCATCCGTCCCGGCGATGCCGTGACCCCCACCGTCGTCCCCATGGTTGCGGCCCAACGCAACCCGGTCAAGACCGC